The genomic window AAAGTCCCATCGAAAGGAATTGTAAAAAAGATACTCTGGCTCCGGATGAATAAACACAACACCTTTGCTGTCTATGACATAAGGAAAGCCTGTGTCTCCAATTTTCCTGCTGACTATCAGTTCATCACCGAATTTCTGCATATTCATGGATATGACAAGTATACCTACGGTTGCACCGTTATAATGAATCGGAGCGGTAATCATAGATGAAGGATAAGCTGTAACACCCGCCTTCAGGATTACCGATTCAATACGAAAATGCTCAGTGGTCTTCATTGTTTCAAAGAAATAATCTGTATTGGAATAATCCTGATTTCTCAGTCTCTGATCTGTTGTTCCGATGACTTTTCCTTTTTCATCCATAAGATAAACAGCCTCAAAGAAATCATTCTGTTTCTTCAGCTTCATCAATGCCGTATCCACTTTGTAAAAATCACCCCGGGTCAGACTCTCCGCAAAAACAGGATTTATTGAATGGGCATAGGCGAGCTCACCAACACTGTCAATCTGCAGTGCCAGCATATCCGTAATGGAGTCTGACAGACGAACCAGATTTGCCTTCTGCTCCTTCATAATCAGGGAATAGGCGGTCTGTCTGATAAAATACCCTAGAACGCCGAAAATCATTGTCAAAAAGACAAGGAAATAAAGATTGAGGGTAAAGGCAAGGGTGCCTCTGAAACGTTTGTGTGTTTTTTTCATTTTTTCACCAGTAATTACTATTTTTAACTCCAGGAATTATATTAACACAGATATATTTAAACAATTACAGCTTTTTTATTTCAGAATAATTTTTAACGAATTTTTATCCATCTTTATACGGAATAATGATTTCAATACGGAGAGGAGGTATGAAGAGAGCTCTTCTGCGGTATGAGGGTCCAGTTCTTCACCGGACTCAAAACCCGACTCCAGCATACTCCGCCCCCGGGCACTGAGAACCGGCAGCGTATTCATCCTGCAGTCCGAGCAGACAGTCTGTCCCTCAGAGGAATAGCAGACTGCCTTTCTGGCCGGGGCCTTTCTGCCGCAGCGGGAACAAGTGGAAAGATCTGGACGAATTCCTTCAAATTCCAGATAACCCCAGAGAGCCTTCAGGAAAATCCGTGGAATCTGAGTATCTTCAGCATCATCAAGTGATTTGAAATAATCCCGGGACATAAGAAAGAAATCACGGCTGCCTCCGCCGGCATGACTCTGAATAATCAGATCGGCCCAGAACAGAGCGGCATAATATCTGTTCAGATACAGATGAAAGGAGTCGCGGCTCTCAAGAGATTCTCCCTCATCCAGACGCCATAGCTTTTTAACGGGATCGTAATAGAAATCTCCCCGGCAGAGAGAAAAGGGCTGAATTAATATCCGTTTGGGCCCGCCTTTTTTCCCCTTTGCGCCGAAAACAGCAGCTCTGATCAACCCCTGTTCGGGAGTCAGAACCAGAACCAGTTTATGGCTCTCTCCAAGGTCGGAGGCTTTTAGAGGGATGTAATTTTCTTTAATATGACGATTCATTCAGACTCCCCTTTCAGTATAGGGAAAAGCTTCATTGTGGAAAAGAGAGAAATGTCTTGCCTTTAAGGGCCTGAAATTTTAAATTCTATAGGAATACTCTTCTATCTATCTCTGATACAGTTGTATATATATCAGTAAAAGATTCTGAATAGAAGCAGGATAAGAAAATAGAGGTTATACATGTCAGAAAAAGAGATTATTGTTGCGGAACAGGCATTGCCAAATAAATTATTCATAGTGCCCCTCCTTGGAAAACCAATTTTCCCGGGAATCTTCACTCCCATCATGATCACCTCCAATGATGATATTGATATTGTGAATCAGGCCATGGATAACGATAAGGTCATCGGTCTTATTCTTTTAAAAGAGGAAGATGAGAATGCCACGGGTCCCGAAGATATCTACCAGGTGGGAACAGCCGCAAAAATAGTTAAGAAAATTAACCTGCCCGACGGCGGGGTCAATATATTTATCTCCACAGTAAAGCGCTTTAAGATCAGAAAATTTTTCACAAGCGATGCCCCTCTGATTGCAGCGGTGGAATATCTGGACGACATCATCGAAAGCGAACAGAAAGATGAGCTCAAGGCTCTGACCCGCTCAGTCATTTCAGAGATGAAGCAGATATCAGAAGACAATCCTCTCTTCTCAGAAGAGATGCGTCTGAATATGGTAAATATCGATAATCCCGGTAAGATTGCCGACTTTATCACCTCCATACTTAATATTGACAGAAAACAGCAGCAGCTGATTCTGGAACAGCTCGATGTAAGAGCCAGAATGGAACAGGTTCTGGTCTACATCAAGAAAGAGCAGGATCTCCTCAGAATTCAGAAAAAGATAGCCACACAGATCAACGAAAAGATCGAAAAGAGCCAGAGAGAATATTTCCTGAGGGAAGAGATCAAGGCCATTAAAAAAGAACTGGGCGAACCGGTGGATTCCAAATCCAGCGAATACCTCAAGTTCAAGGAGATGCTGGATAAACTTGACTTCGAAGGTGAAATCAAGGAGCAGGTGGACCGGGAAATGGAGAAATTTTCTCTGATGGACCCCTCCTCTTCAGAATATATTGTCACCAGAAACTATCTTGAAACCATTGTAAATCTCCCCTGGGAAGATCCCGAACCCGATGTCATCGATATAGTAAAGGGTGAAAAGATTCTGAACCAGGACCACTACGGTCTGGAAGATATTAAAGAGAGAATTATTGAATACCTTGCAGTAAGGAAACTTAAAGCAGATACCAAAGGGTCGATAATCGTACTGGTGGGACCTCCGGGAGTCGGTAAGACTTCAATCGGTAAATCTATAGCCAGGGCTCTGGGAAGAGAATTCTTCCGTTTCTCCGTAGGTGGAATGAGGGATGAAGCCGAAATAAAGGGTCACCGCCGTACATATGTGGGCGCCATGCCCGGTAAAATTATTCAGGGATTGAAGATTGTCAAAAACAAGGCCCCTGTATTTATGATCGATGAGATAGACAAACTGGGACAATCCTATCAGGGAGATCCTTCATCGGCTCTACTGGAAGTACTGGACCCCGAGCAGAATATAGCCTTCCGTGATCATTACCTCGACCTCCCTTACGATCTGTCCCACATACTTTTTATTGCCACAGCCAATACTCTGGACTCCATTCCCCGTCCCCTTCTGGACAGAATGGAGATAATCAGACTCTCGGGATATATCACTGATGAGAAGATTGAGATTGCCAAAAGATACCTGATCCCTAAGTCCCTGAAAAAACATGGTCTTAAAAAGGGTCAGATAATCTATAACAAAACAGCACTGAGAAGCATTGTGGACGGTTATGCCCGGGAAGCAGGTGTAAGAACATTTGAAAAATCCCTTGATAAGATTCATCGTAAGGCTGCCCGGAAAATAGTAATGGGGACAGAAGAACTCCCCATCCGTATAACAACAGTCAATCTGGAAGATTATCTGAAGAAACCGATTTTCAGAGATGATGAGATTAAAAAAGTAACCCTACCCGGTATGTCGGTGGGCCTTGCCTGGACAAGTATGGGCGGAGATACCCTGATCATCGAAGCCATCAGTGTCCCCGGTAAGGGAGGCCTTCAGCTGACAGGTCAGATGGGGGATGTAATGAAAGAATCCGCCAGCATCGCGTACAGCCATGTAAAACAGATTGCAGCTGAATACGGGATAAAACAGGAGTTCTTTGAAAAGAATGTCATCCACCTCCATATACCAGAAGGTGCCACACCAAAGGATGGTCCCTCTGCCGGAATAACCATGGCAACCGCACTGTTGTCACTGGCTATGGGTAAGGTGATGAAGAAGAACCTGGCCATGACAGGCGAGCTGTCACTGACCGGTAAGGTTCTGCCCATCGGCGGACTGAAAGAGAAAACAATTGCTGCAAGGCGCAACAAGATGAAGGAAATTATCATTCCCAAACAGAATGAGAGGGACCTTGATGAGATTCCCGAACATATCCGTAAAGGGATTAAATTCTATCCCGTGGAAACCATTAAAGACGTTCTGAAAATAGTCTTCTAAAATATTTAACTCAGTAATTACAGGCTTAACCCCAGAAGGGTTAAGCCCTTTTTTTATGATAGAATCAAAGCAGTGTTTTCAGCTCTTTATTAACCTCAATCACTGAGAAAACATCGGGATTAAAGTCTCCCACCCAGGCAAAGTCAGCCTTAAGATCGGAAGAGGCATCATCTTTCAAGGAGGCCAGCAGCATCCTGAATCCTTCAGGACCTCCGCAGTCTTCGGGAGGACAGGCCCCGGCGCCGTCCAGGCATTCCAGAATAAATCCTCTGGTCTCAGGGGCGGTGGCTGCAGTCTCGCTTACAGATTCAACATAAATTTTATGGTGCCAACCTTCGGGAAGATCATAATAGTAGTGAAGAAGATCATCCTCCTCTTCAAGAAGAGTCTGCACCAGACAACCCCCCTCATCTTCTATCTCTTTTTTCTCATCATCATCCTTTCCCCAGAACCGGCCGGCCTGTTCAAACTGATGGCCGTAAAGATCCCACCAGCCCATTGTCTTTTGCAGAACCAGATGAAACTGAGCCAGAGTTATCTGCCCCGAAACTTTAATCCGGCGCCATACGGGGCGGGAAAGATCAGGGAGGCTGACCTTGAGAGTCAGTATGGATTCTTTTCCGTCGGGATGTTCATGAGCCTGGGGAGGATTCAGTATCTCGTCAATTTTTTCCATAATCCGGATCAGAACCTCTTCGCTCTGCTGAGTAAGAAAGTCCAGTTCACCAAGGGATTCTCCATCCTCATCAGCAGGATGATTCACCCGGTTCAGCAGTCCCTGGCTGAAGTTAAGAAGTTCATCCATCTCTCTTACAATCTCTTCCCGCCCTCTTATTTCTGCCTGTTTATCATCATGGAGAAAATCCGTAAGGAGGGTCCAGCGGTCAAGGAGAGTCATAAGCCGCTCTCTCATAGGAGAAATCAGTTCATCATCATTCCGATCAAAAGCAGTTTTCTGTTCTTTAAAAAGGTCAAAGATCAGCTGCTCGAAAAGGAGTGAGGCCTCCTCTCCGGGAGGAACCGAATCGGATAGTTTATAGAGTCTGGCAGTAATATCTTCGGCATCTCCACTCCTGGCTGCCAGGCTGTTTCTGATGAGTGCCTCCACCAGGGGAAACTGAAAGGGCAGATCCATTGATTTGAGATATTCATTGAGTTGATTTAATTTTTTTTCTTCCATAGTTGCGTTCCTATTTGCTGCCGGAGTCCGTTTAAGGCTTCGGTGTTTTAACGGTTCAGAGCCCCATGGGCTTGCGAATTAACAGCGCTACAATATACACTGAACCTGTTCTATCACACAATTAAGGCACAAGTAAGGACTGAAAGTATGCCCCTAATAATTATTATTCTCTTTTTTCTTATTCTTTTCATACCATATTTAGTACAAAAATCAGGAAGCTCTCATCCTCAGAGACCTCCTGCAGAGTTTGAGTCGGGGGATTTCCCTGAAAAACTGGCCCAGCTGATACGCATCCCCACTGTATCCTGGACTGATTCAGAAAAAGTAGATGAATCCTCCCTGAAGGAATTTCAGGACACACTGGTAAAACTCTTTCCTCTTGTTCATGAAAAGATGGAGAGAGAAACACCCGATCCTTATCAGATAATGTATAAATGGCCCGGAAAAGATGCTGATAAAGAACCTGTACTGTTTCTTGCCCACTACGATGTAGTGCCAGCCGAAGAAGAGGGTGGTGAAAGCTGGAAAAAGCCCCCCTTCAGCGGACTTATCGAAGACGGTGTACTCTGGGGCCGGGGAACTCTTGATATTAAATCCCAGCTTGGAATGATGATGGAAGCAAGTGAAAGGCTGTTGAAAGAGGGTTTTCAACCTGAACGCTCACTCTATTTTGCCTTTGGGGGAGATGAAGAGGTTGCCGGAGCAAGAGGGGCTACAAAAATGTCGGCCTATTTCAAAAGCAAGGGGCTGAAATTTGCAATGGTCATGGACGAAGGCGGAGTGATAGCAGAAAACATGCTCAGCTTTCTCGGTGATAAACCCGTTGGTCTGATCGGTCTGGCCGAAAAAGGATTTGTCACCTTCAAACTGACTGCCCACGGAGACAGCGGTCATTCATCCATGCCCCCTGCGGAGGGAACCGTTGTCACCCGATTAGCCAGGGGAATTACCCGTATCGAAAAGAGAAGACAACCCTCACTGCTTACTACCCAGATAAAGGGGATGCTGAAAAGCTTCGTTCCCCATGTACCCCTCCCACTGGGTGTTGTGTTTGCCAATCTATGGCTCTTCAATCCCCTGATTCGCCTTATTTTTGCAGGCAGCAGAACAACAGACAGTCTGATCCGCTCCACCCAGGCCTTTACGGTCGCCAGGGCAGGAGAACAGGAAAATATCATACCAGGAGAAGCCAGCTGTATGGTAAACCACAGGATAGTTCCCGGAGACACAATTGAAGCCCTCAAAAAAAGACATGAGAAAAAACTGAAGGGTCTGAATATAAAGATCGAAGATGCAGGAAACTGGCCCTCAAACAATCCTATAGAGCCGGTTCATGGTGAGAACAGGGGATATAACTGGGTAAAGGAGACTCTGGCTGAAACTCACCCGGAAGTTATTCCGGCACCCTTTCTGGTCAATGGTTCCACCGACTCAAAATACTACAGAGATCTGACTGGTCAGATTATCCGTTTTACCCCGCTGATTCTCAGCAAAGAGAGTATAAATTCCATCCATGGAGTAAATGAGAAAGTCAGTTTGGAAAATCTGAACAGAGCTCTAGGCTTTTATTACAAACTCATTAAAAAGCTATAGGCCTCTCAGATACCGACCCTATTTTCATAACTAACAGGAGACAGAACAATGAGCACAGAAAGCGCAGAGACAGAAGAAAGAGGGAAAGATGATTCCATGCTGAAAATTGGCCTGAAACCTTTTTTAACGGCCTTTGCAATCCTCTTCGCCCTGATTATTTTTTCAGGATTCCTGACACTGTGGATTCCTGCGGGAAACTATGACAGGGTATTTGAAGAGGGCAGACAAAAGGTTGTTGCCGATTCTTTCACTTATATCTCATCCGTAGATTATCCGGTATGGCGCTGGTTTACATCTCCCATAGAAGTTATCTGGGGAGATAACTGGCTTATGGTTCTGGTTCTTTCACTCTTTATGATTTTCCTGGGAGGATCATTTACGGTTCTGGAAAAAGGCGGTGTCATGCAGGAAATGCTTGCTGTGGCCGTCCGGAAGTTTAAAAACAGAAAATACACCCTAATGGCGGTAATGATCTTTGTGATGATGTTTCTTGCTGCCTTCGTGGGAGTCTATGAGGGACTGGTTCCTCTGATCGTTATCATTGTCCCCCTGGCTCTGGCTCTGGGATGGGACTCCCTTACCGGTCTGGGAATGAGTCTCCTTGCCCTCAGCTTCGGTTTTGCTGCTGCCGTTACGAATCCCTTCACAATCGCCGTTGCACAGAAGCTTTCAGACCTGCCCCTCTTCTCCGGAGCCTGGTTCAGAATAATCTTTTTTATCGTTATCTACTTCCTCTGCTTCTTCTCTGTGAAGAAATACGCAATGAAGATAGAGAAGAACCCCGAACTCTCTCCGGTATACGAAGCCGACAAGGTGGTCAGGAATAAATTTTCACCTGAAAAAATTCTGGAAGCCGGTAATGAGGCTAATCCTGCCCAGGTTAAAGCAGCTCTCTTCTTCGGGATATGTCTTGGAATCGCTATCGTATTTATGATTCTGGCCGGACTGATCCCGGCCATCCCCTCTGATGCCGCCTTCCCCACTGTTGCCCTTCTCTTTCTTATCGGAGGAGCCGGAGCGGGGATTATCGTTGGATACAAGGGGACAGAACTGCTGAAAATACTCATTTCGGGAGCTCTGAATATGCTTCCCGGTATCATTCTTATTCTAATGGCAATGAGTGTCCCACACATAATGACCCGGGGAAAGGTGATGGACACCATCCTCTATCATGCCAGTGAAATAATCAGCGGAACAAATCCCTACCTTGCCGCTTTCTATATCTATGTTCTGACCCTGTTCCTTAACTTCTTTATCAGCAGTGCATCGGCCAAGGCATTCCTGGTAATGCCCATTATCGCACCCCTTGCAGATCTTGTGGGTCTGACAAGACAGACTGCTGTTTTTGCTTTTGATCTGGGAGACGGATTCTCCAATATGATCTTTCCCACAAATGCGCTCCTTCTGATCGGACTCAGTTTTACTGTTGTCAGCTATCCCAAATGGTTGAAATGGACCTGGAAGATGCAGGTCTCCATCGCACTCTTTTCCATGGTATTTCTGATGATAGCGGTGGGAATCGGTTTCGGTCCCTTCTAACCCTCCTCACTGAACTGCCGGGCAGGCCTCAGGCTGTCCGGCAGGCCTCAGGCTGTCCGGCAGGCCTCAGGCTGTCCGGCAGGCCTCAGGCGTCCGGCAGGAATACAGTGTCTTGCCTCTATAATCAATCCACTGATCAGTCTCGCCGCTCAAAAGCAGCAGGAGTCCCCCTGAACTCGTGTATCCCCCCGCTGGCATCATGGTACTCAAGATAAATAACAGAGTTGATACTCTCCTTAATAACCTTGCTCATGGCACCATGCTCCGGAGCCTTCAAAGCCCCACCCGGTTTGCCTTCAACTCTGCAGACAATGGACTCATCCCCACCCTTAAGTTCTATTCTTCCATTCAGGGTATCACCAAAACTAATATCCTTAACTTTCCAGCGGTTCCAGGTTCCGAAAACACGATGCACTCCATTCCAAGAGAAAAAACCGAGGAATCCTGTAAATTTGAAGGGACCCAGTGGAATTGTCGCAATGGCTACCAGGAAAGAAGTATCCCCATCATCAAAATGATTACAGTGAATCCAGCTATACTGCCTGGGAAAATTCCATCCCCAGTCTTTCTCAATATATCCCTTACCCCCGTCAAAAGAGATTTTCCCTCCATTAACTTCCAGGTCTCCTGACATATAATGACTCATGGAAAGAACATCATGACGACACTCCATACCCGGAATAAAAGAAAACCATCCCATAATACCGGGATGAGTCAGACTACGGGGATAGAGGGATGCATCTTTGTAATGGATGGTACCGGATATTTTCAGCTGAGGGCTGTCAATATTGACAGTACTGGAATCGGCGGAAAAAAAGGAGTCTCCCACCTGCACATTAAATGTCTTTTTATCAGCCTTGAATAATTCTAAAGGGTAGGAGATGTACCAGGTCTGCCCTGTAATTCCATTGATAACCTGTATAAAACAGTGTCTGTCTCCCGGGGAGAGTGAAATACCCGGTATAAAGGAATAAATACTGCTGTTATCTGCAGAGACATGCTTGAGATACCAGCCTTCAAAATATCTCTTCTTATTTAAATTCCCCTTAAAGGCGGAAGGATTCAGAATTGTTTTCATGGAGTATCCTTATATGCAACCTTAGAGATAATAACTGATTATTTCCGATATTTAAATCACAATATATTTCTTTCATGCCATCCCTGACAGGACTTGATCTTTCCTCCATCTTTCGTTAACCTCTAACTGAAATTATGGTTAACGATAAAAAAAGCACAAAACAGAAGATACTTGATCAGTTAAAAGAATCGCCCTCCTGGCTTTCAGGAGAAGAAATCAGCTTGAACATCGGCGTAAGCCGGGTGGCCGTATGGAAACAGATCAAGTCACTCCTTGAACAGGGATATCCTGTGGAATCCAGCTCCCGGGGTTACAGAATGACAGCAGAGGGAGATTACTTCACAGACCTGGAGTTCAGCAGTGATAAGGATATTCTGTTTTATAATGAGCTTAACTCAACCATGGATGAAGCAGTCAGACAGATAGGACTGCAGCCTGCGGAAAGCAGAACATTCACAATACTGGCCGAGCACCAGAGTGCCGGAATCAACAGAACTGATGGTCTCTGGGATTCTCCCAGCGGCGGAATCTATATGACCTTTGTAATAAGAGACAGTCTGCCTCTGGCGTCTGTAAAGCTTATGAAACAGAAGGGTATTCTGACAGCACTCCAAACCCTCACGGCCCTTGAAGGGGTACAGCAGGAGGCCCTCTCCTACTCAGAAGAAGGTGGACTGTTCCTGAACGATCGGAAGATCGGAGGACTCCTTGATGAGTATCAGGTAAGAGCTGATAAGCTTCTCTGGTATGCTCTGGGCCTTGGAATCCACCTCAACGACTCTCCCCCTCTGCCGTTGACTTCGGTAAAAATGCACTGCGGCAGGGAAATTAACCGTGTATCAATTATTAAAAATCTGAAACATGACTGGGAATTATCCCGGACAGCAGATAATAAAGAAATTATAGAAAAGTTGGAGAATAATTATGTCAAAAAATAAGATCAGAAGAACCGTACTCAGCGCTGTTTTCACGGCACTCATAGCAGCCAGTTCCTTTTTCACAATCCCTGTAGGCCCGGTACCCATAGTACTCACTACAATGTTTGTTGTTTTAAGCGGTATGCTGGGGGGGCCCGGGATTGGTCTCTCTTCTGTGGCAACCTATCTGATTCTTGGCATTATCGGTCTCCCCGTTTTTGCCGGAGGAACCGCCGGAATAGCCAAACTTATGGGCCCCACCGGAGGTTTCCTGGCAGGTTATCTCCTGGCGGCCCTTGCCGGTGGGCTTATGTTCAATCCAATTAAAGACAGTTCCAGAGGGAAGCGTATTCTACTGTCTGCTCTGAC from Oceanispirochaeta sp. M1 includes these protein-coding regions:
- the recO gene encoding DNA repair protein RecO, translating into MNRHIKENYIPLKASDLGESHKLVLVLTPEQGLIRAAVFGAKGKKGGPKRILIQPFSLCRGDFYYDPVKKLWRLDEGESLESRDSFHLYLNRYYAALFWADLIIQSHAGGGSRDFFLMSRDYFKSLDDAEDTQIPRIFLKALWGYLEFEGIRPDLSTCSRCGRKAPARKAVCYSSEGQTVCSDCRMNTLPVLSARGRSMLESGFESGEELDPHTAEELSSYLLSVLKSLFRIKMDKNSLKIILK
- the lon gene encoding endopeptidase La, translating into MSEKEIIVAEQALPNKLFIVPLLGKPIFPGIFTPIMITSNDDIDIVNQAMDNDKVIGLILLKEEDENATGPEDIYQVGTAAKIVKKINLPDGGVNIFISTVKRFKIRKFFTSDAPLIAAVEYLDDIIESEQKDELKALTRSVISEMKQISEDNPLFSEEMRLNMVNIDNPGKIADFITSILNIDRKQQQLILEQLDVRARMEQVLVYIKKEQDLLRIQKKIATQINEKIEKSQREYFLREEIKAIKKELGEPVDSKSSEYLKFKEMLDKLDFEGEIKEQVDREMEKFSLMDPSSSEYIVTRNYLETIVNLPWEDPEPDVIDIVKGEKILNQDHYGLEDIKERIIEYLAVRKLKADTKGSIIVLVGPPGVGKTSIGKSIARALGREFFRFSVGGMRDEAEIKGHRRTYVGAMPGKIIQGLKIVKNKAPVFMIDEIDKLGQSYQGDPSSALLEVLDPEQNIAFRDHYLDLPYDLSHILFIATANTLDSIPRPLLDRMEIIRLSGYITDEKIEIAKRYLIPKSLKKHGLKKGQIIYNKTALRSIVDGYAREAGVRTFEKSLDKIHRKAARKIVMGTEELPIRITTVNLEDYLKKPIFRDDEIKKVTLPGMSVGLAWTSMGGDTLIIEAISVPGKGGLQLTGQMGDVMKESASIAYSHVKQIAAEYGIKQEFFEKNVIHLHIPEGATPKDGPSAGITMATALLSLAMGKVMKKNLAMTGELSLTGKVLPIGGLKEKTIAARRNKMKEIIIPKQNERDLDEIPEHIRKGIKFYPVETIKDVLKIVF
- a CDS encoding plasmid pRiA4b ORF-3 family protein, whose protein sequence is MEEKKLNQLNEYLKSMDLPFQFPLVEALIRNSLAARSGDAEDITARLYKLSDSVPPGEEASLLFEQLIFDLFKEQKTAFDRNDDELISPMRERLMTLLDRWTLLTDFLHDDKQAEIRGREEIVREMDELLNFSQGLLNRVNHPADEDGESLGELDFLTQQSEEVLIRIMEKIDEILNPPQAHEHPDGKESILTLKVSLPDLSRPVWRRIKVSGQITLAQFHLVLQKTMGWWDLYGHQFEQAGRFWGKDDDEKKEIEDEGGCLVQTLLEEEDDLLHYYYDLPEGWHHKIYVESVSETAATAPETRGFILECLDGAGACPPEDCGGPEGFRMLLASLKDDASSDLKADFAWVGDFNPDVFSVIEVNKELKTLL
- a CDS encoding M20/M25/M40 family metallo-hydrolase, whose translation is MPLIIIILFFLILFIPYLVQKSGSSHPQRPPAEFESGDFPEKLAQLIRIPTVSWTDSEKVDESSLKEFQDTLVKLFPLVHEKMERETPDPYQIMYKWPGKDADKEPVLFLAHYDVVPAEEEGGESWKKPPFSGLIEDGVLWGRGTLDIKSQLGMMMEASERLLKEGFQPERSLYFAFGGDEEVAGARGATKMSAYFKSKGLKFAMVMDEGGVIAENMLSFLGDKPVGLIGLAEKGFVTFKLTAHGDSGHSSMPPAEGTVVTRLARGITRIEKRRQPSLLTTQIKGMLKSFVPHVPLPLGVVFANLWLFNPLIRLIFAGSRTTDSLIRSTQAFTVARAGEQENIIPGEASCMVNHRIVPGDTIEALKKRHEKKLKGLNIKIEDAGNWPSNNPIEPVHGENRGYNWVKETLAETHPEVIPAPFLVNGSTDSKYYRDLTGQIIRFTPLILSKESINSIHGVNEKVSLENLNRALGFYYKLIKKL
- a CDS encoding YfcC family protein, with the protein product MSTESAETEERGKDDSMLKIGLKPFLTAFAILFALIIFSGFLTLWIPAGNYDRVFEEGRQKVVADSFTYISSVDYPVWRWFTSPIEVIWGDNWLMVLVLSLFMIFLGGSFTVLEKGGVMQEMLAVAVRKFKNRKYTLMAVMIFVMMFLAAFVGVYEGLVPLIVIIVPLALALGWDSLTGLGMSLLALSFGFAAAVTNPFTIAVAQKLSDLPLFSGAWFRIIFFIVIYFLCFFSVKKYAMKIEKNPELSPVYEADKVVRNKFSPEKILEAGNEANPAQVKAALFFGICLGIAIVFMILAGLIPAIPSDAAFPTVALLFLIGGAGAGIIVGYKGTELLKILISGALNMLPGIILILMAMSVPHIMTRGKVMDTILYHASEIISGTNPYLAAFYIYVLTLFLNFFISSASAKAFLVMPIIAPLADLVGLTRQTAVFAFDLGDGFSNMIFPTNALLLIGLSFTVVSYPKWLKWTWKMQVSIALFSMVFLMIAVGIGFGPF
- a CDS encoding tocopherol cyclase family protein, with protein sequence MKTILNPSAFKGNLNKKRYFEGWYLKHVSADNSSIYSFIPGISLSPGDRHCFIQVINGITGQTWYISYPLELFKADKKTFNVQVGDSFFSADSSTVNIDSPQLKISGTIHYKDASLYPRSLTHPGIMGWFSFIPGMECRHDVLSMSHYMSGDLEVNGGKISFDGGKGYIEKDWGWNFPRQYSWIHCNHFDDGDTSFLVAIATIPLGPFKFTGFLGFFSWNGVHRVFGTWNRWKVKDISFGDTLNGRIELKGGDESIVCRVEGKPGGALKAPEHGAMSKVIKESINSVIYLEYHDASGGIHEFRGTPAAFERRD
- a CDS encoding HTH domain-containing protein, yielding MVNDKKSTKQKILDQLKESPSWLSGEEISLNIGVSRVAVWKQIKSLLEQGYPVESSSRGYRMTAEGDYFTDLEFSSDKDILFYNELNSTMDEAVRQIGLQPAESRTFTILAEHQSAGINRTDGLWDSPSGGIYMTFVIRDSLPLASVKLMKQKGILTALQTLTALEGVQQEALSYSEEGGLFLNDRKIGGLLDEYQVRADKLLWYALGLGIHLNDSPPLPLTSVKMHCGREINRVSIIKNLKHDWELSRTADNKEIIEKLENNYVKK
- a CDS encoding biotin transporter BioY; translation: MSKNKIRRTVLSAVFTALIAASSFFTIPVGPVPIVLTTMFVVLSGMLGGPGIGLSSVATYLILGIIGLPVFAGGTAGIAKLMGPTGGFLAGYLLAALAGGLMFNPIKDSSRGKRILLSALTALVAGALIYLPGLPWLKYSLSMEWSAALQAGLIPFIPGFLIKSAAAAALGFSLKDRFQEFLKSEE